From Thermoflavifilum aggregans, a single genomic window includes:
- a CDS encoding Sir2 family NAD-dependent protein deacetylase, translated as MQQVLVVLTGAGISAESGLKTFRDAGGLWEGYRIDEVATPEAWQRNPQLVLDFYNMRRREVRKAQPNAAHLKLAELEQYFDVRIITQNIDDLHERAGSSKVLHLHGEILKMRSSLHPELIYPIDGDINLGDSAEDGAQLRPHVVWFGEPVPAMADALTWMEEADIFAVIGTSLQVYPAAGLLFHLNQFRPEVPVYIIDQKIPDVPIQPGWHLIEQPATLGVAVMADQLLSSLQS; from the coding sequence ATGCAACAGGTGCTTGTAGTGCTCACGGGTGCGGGTATCAGTGCCGAAAGCGGACTGAAAACCTTCCGCGATGCAGGCGGGTTGTGGGAAGGCTATCGGATTGATGAAGTGGCTACTCCGGAGGCCTGGCAACGGAATCCGCAGCTGGTGCTGGATTTCTACAACATGCGGCGCCGCGAAGTCAGAAAAGCTCAGCCTAATGCTGCCCACCTGAAACTGGCTGAGCTTGAACAGTATTTTGATGTGCGTATCATTACCCAAAATATTGATGATCTTCATGAAAGAGCCGGATCATCGAAAGTGCTGCATTTGCACGGTGAGATCCTCAAGATGCGTAGCAGCTTGCATCCGGAGCTCATTTACCCGATTGATGGCGATATTAATTTGGGCGATAGTGCCGAAGATGGTGCCCAGCTGCGCCCGCACGTGGTTTGGTTTGGAGAACCGGTGCCGGCTATGGCTGACGCTCTTACCTGGATGGAGGAAGCCGATATATTTGCCGTAATTGGTACTTCGCTGCAGGTCTATCCGGCAGCTGGTCTCTTGTTTCATCTCAATCAGTTCAGGCCTGAGGTACCGGTGTATATCATCGACCAGAAAATTCCCGATGTGCCGATTCAGCCTGGCTGGCATTTGATTGAACAACCAGCTACCCTGGGAGTGGCTGTGATGGCCGATCAGCTCCTTTCTTCCCTTCAATCGTAA
- a CDS encoding (Fe-S)-binding protein, which yields MTRVHLFIPCFVDQLYPETGFNMVKVLEKAGCEVHYNPEQTCCGQPAFNAGYWDEAKAVAQKFIRDFRTTDYIVAPSASCTGFVRNYYPKMFDNSAQHNDVKLLRRNLFEFTEFLTDVLHVTDFGAELQGIATYHDSCAALRECHIKEAPRRLLANVKGLKLIEMEDNETCCGFGGTFAVKFAPISLGMGEQKIDHAVATGAQYLISTDLSCLMHLDGIIRHRQLPLQVMHIADVLASGW from the coding sequence ATGACCAGGGTTCATCTGTTTATTCCATGTTTTGTTGATCAACTTTATCCCGAGACGGGATTCAACATGGTTAAAGTCCTGGAAAAGGCCGGCTGTGAAGTACATTACAATCCTGAACAAACTTGCTGCGGACAACCTGCATTCAACGCCGGATACTGGGATGAAGCCAAAGCAGTAGCGCAAAAGTTTATCCGGGATTTTCGGACAACCGACTATATCGTGGCTCCCAGCGCTTCCTGCACGGGCTTTGTGCGGAATTATTATCCTAAAATGTTCGACAATTCGGCTCAGCATAATGATGTGAAACTGCTTCGCAGAAACCTGTTTGAGTTTACTGAATTTTTAACCGATGTACTGCATGTAACTGATTTTGGCGCAGAACTACAGGGTATAGCCACATATCATGATTCCTGTGCAGCTTTGCGTGAATGTCATATCAAAGAAGCACCCCGTAGGTTGTTGGCAAATGTGAAGGGGTTGAAGCTCATTGAAATGGAAGACAATGAAACCTGCTGTGGTTTTGGTGGAACGTTTGCCGTGAAGTTTGCACCCATTTCTCTGGGCATGGGTGAACAAAAAATTGATCATGCAGTAGCCACCGGTGCGCAATATCTGATTTCTACCGATTTGTCGTGTCTGATGCATCTGGATGGCATAATTCGGCACAGGCAGCTTCCTTTGCAGGTCATGCATATTGCCGATGTATTGGCTTCAGGCTGGTAA
- the recF gene encoding DNA replication/repair protein RecF (All proteins in this family for which functions are known are DNA-binding proteins that assist the filamentation of RecA onto DNA for the initiation of recombination or recombinational repair.), whose protein sequence is MLHRSYLYRTMYTTSYIAAVELTQFKNFTHATFAFSPEMNFITGANGCGKTTLLDAVHYLSMTKSYFHATDQPVIQYGKEGFRLEGKWHQHDIDYHLVCVAKEGAKKEFVVNDIPYPRLASHIGRFPVVMIAPDDVLMITGGSEERRKWLDALLSQLSGDYLTHLLAYQKILAQRNQLLRQWQEHPSAHIHDLLDAYDQQWIPHAEAIFQYREQICAQLIPLTVQFYTHLSGNKEHIQLQYQSQLHEKSIQIRLREIRKQDLQMGRSTAGIHKDELQFLLNGYPVKIHGSQGQRKSFLLALKLAQHQLIFRQKNITPVLMLDDIFEKLDPKRIQLLLSLIRLEGFGQVLITDTDAERIAAHIPMQQTTAQFISLPTHPAS, encoded by the coding sequence ATGCTTCACAGATCGTATCTTTACCGCACCATGTACACCACATCTTATATTGCTGCTGTTGAACTGACTCAGTTTAAAAATTTCACACATGCAACTTTTGCTTTTTCACCGGAAATGAATTTCATCACCGGAGCCAATGGCTGTGGTAAAACCACCCTGCTGGATGCCGTGCATTACTTGTCAATGACCAAAAGTTATTTCCATGCTACAGATCAACCCGTAATCCAATACGGCAAAGAAGGCTTCAGGCTGGAAGGCAAATGGCATCAGCATGATATTGATTATCATCTGGTTTGTGTGGCAAAGGAAGGGGCAAAAAAAGAATTCGTGGTAAATGATATTCCTTATCCCCGCCTGGCCTCACATATCGGCCGTTTTCCGGTAGTCATGATCGCGCCGGACGATGTGCTGATGATTACCGGAGGTAGCGAAGAGCGCAGAAAATGGCTCGATGCCTTGCTCAGCCAGCTCTCTGGCGATTACCTTACACATTTGCTTGCCTATCAGAAAATTCTCGCCCAACGCAACCAGTTGCTGCGCCAATGGCAGGAACATCCCTCAGCACATATCCACGATCTGCTGGATGCGTATGACCAGCAGTGGATTCCACATGCAGAAGCTATTTTTCAATACCGGGAACAAATCTGCGCACAACTGATTCCCCTCACTGTACAATTTTATACCCATCTTTCTGGAAATAAAGAACATATTCAATTGCAATATCAATCACAACTGCATGAAAAGTCCATCCAAATTCGGCTTCGTGAAATCCGTAAACAAGACCTGCAGATGGGCCGCTCCACTGCAGGCATTCATAAAGATGAGCTGCAGTTTTTACTCAACGGTTATCCGGTAAAGATTCATGGCTCCCAGGGACAAAGAAAAAGTTTCCTGCTGGCACTAAAACTGGCTCAGCACCAGCTGATCTTCAGGCAAAAAAATATCACGCCCGTGCTGATGCTGGATGATATTTTCGAGAAGCTTGATCCCAAACGCATCCAGCTGCTGCTTTCCCTAATCCGGCTCGAAGGTTTTGGCCAGGTATTGATTACCGACACCGATGCGGAACGCATAGCCGCCCATATTCCTATGCAACAAACCACCGCCCAGTTCATTTCACTACCTACACATCCTGCGTCCTAA
- a CDS encoding EVE domain-containing protein has translation MGKWLVKSEPFVYSWDQFVKDGKTCWDGVRNYQARNYLQAMRKGDEVFFYHSNEGLAITGIAQVVREAYPDPTTDDPRWVAVDLAPVKPLLKPVTLAQMKADPRLKNMALIRQGRLSVSPVQEAEWKAILELAGMKGE, from the coding sequence ATGGGCAAATGGCTGGTAAAATCTGAACCTTTTGTTTATTCCTGGGATCAGTTTGTAAAAGATGGAAAGACTTGCTGGGATGGCGTGCGCAATTATCAGGCGCGCAACTATCTGCAGGCCATGCGGAAGGGCGACGAAGTATTTTTTTACCACAGCAACGAAGGATTGGCAATTACAGGCATTGCCCAGGTGGTTCGCGAAGCCTATCCGGATCCCACGACCGATGATCCCCGCTGGGTTGCGGTGGATTTGGCTCCTGTTAAGCCATTGCTAAAGCCTGTAACCCTTGCTCAAATGAAGGCCGATCCGCGTTTGAAAAATATGGCGTTGATCCGCCAGGGGAGGCTCTCCGTAAGTCCGGTACAGGAAGCAGAGTGGAAGGCAATTCTGGAACTGGCTGGAATGAAAGGGGAATAA
- the pdhA gene encoding pyruvate dehydrogenase (acetyl-transferring) E1 component subunit alpha, with protein MQTKESKPQVKSAKSNHQRFGKETYLYWYELMLLIRRFEEKAGQLYGMQKIRGFCHLYLGQEAVAAGAMTATRPDDKFITAYRDHGLAIAKGISPKACMAELYGKITGCSKGKGGSMHFFSREHNFFGGHGIVGGQIGVGAGIAFAEKYKGTDNVVLCFFGDGAARQGILHETLNMAALWDLPVVFICENNQYAMGTSVQRSSKTVDIYKYADSYAIPGEAVDGMNPESVHIGIEKAVQRAREGKGPTLLEIKTYRYRGHSMSDPAKYRSKEEVEEYKKRDPITQVLQVIQENKWASPEEIEAIEEKVKHEIEEAVQFAEESSWPDESELYRDIYVQPDYPFIVD; from the coding sequence GTGCAAACTAAAGAAAGCAAGCCTCAGGTGAAGTCGGCGAAATCCAATCACCAGCGTTTTGGCAAGGAAACCTATCTGTACTGGTATGAGCTGATGCTGCTGATTCGCCGTTTTGAAGAAAAGGCGGGCCAGCTATATGGCATGCAGAAGATCAGAGGATTCTGCCATCTGTATCTGGGTCAGGAAGCTGTAGCTGCCGGAGCCATGACGGCTACCCGTCCCGATGATAAATTCATCACTGCCTATCGCGATCATGGTTTGGCAATTGCCAAAGGCATTTCTCCCAAAGCTTGCATGGCTGAGCTCTATGGCAAGATCACCGGTTGTTCAAAAGGCAAAGGTGGAAGTATGCATTTTTTCTCACGTGAACATAATTTTTTCGGTGGTCATGGTATTGTGGGTGGACAGATTGGTGTGGGAGCCGGAATTGCTTTTGCTGAAAAATACAAGGGTACGGATAACGTAGTGCTCTGCTTCTTTGGTGATGGGGCAGCCCGTCAGGGTATTTTGCATGAAACGCTGAACATGGCTGCTTTATGGGATTTGCCCGTGGTATTTATTTGCGAAAACAACCAATATGCCATGGGCACTTCCGTACAGCGCAGCTCCAAGACGGTGGATATTTACAAATATGCTGATTCGTATGCCATTCCGGGTGAAGCCGTGGATGGTATGAATCCGGAATCCGTGCATATTGGCATCGAAAAAGCTGTTCAGCGTGCCCGTGAAGGTAAAGGGCCAACCTTGCTGGAAATCAAGACTTATCGCTACCGTGGTCATTCCATGAGTGATCCGGCCAAATATCGCAGCAAAGAAGAAGTGGAAGAATACAAGAAACGCGACCCTATCACACAGGTACTACAGGTAATTCAGGAAAATAAATGGGCTTCACCCGAAGAAATAGAAGCGATCGAAGAAAAAGTAAAACATGAAATTGAAGAAGCTGTGCAATTTGCTGAAGAATCGTCCTGGCCCGATGAAAGCGAATTGTACCGCGATATATATGTGCAACCCGATTATCCTTTTATTGTTGATTGA
- a CDS encoding tetratricopeptide repeat protein, translated as MADKSKTSTPSSQHAHHGPQSFFERLEIFYLQQARIINIVGVVIIMLIGGYFGYKYLYLAPRNKRAASMIFKAQQYFGMDSLQKALNGDGNNYGFLQVIRRYGDTKVGHLAKYYAGVCYLRMGKYQEAIPYLKSFHPRDKVIQAEDYGLLGDAYMELGKTDEGIAYYKKAAYYNPNDLFTPFYLKRAALACEKAGRVQEAISLYQEIKTKYPLSAEGRDIDKYLARLGVVQD; from the coding sequence ATGGCAGATAAATCCAAAACATCCACGCCTTCTTCACAGCATGCTCATCACGGCCCGCAGTCTTTTTTCGAGCGATTGGAAATATTTTATCTGCAGCAGGCAAGAATCATAAATATCGTGGGAGTTGTCATTATCATGCTGATAGGAGGCTATTTCGGATATAAATATTTGTACCTGGCTCCCCGCAACAAACGTGCTGCCAGCATGATTTTTAAAGCCCAGCAATATTTTGGGATGGATTCCCTGCAAAAAGCCCTGAATGGCGACGGCAACAACTATGGATTTCTTCAGGTAATCAGGCGGTATGGAGACACGAAAGTCGGCCATCTGGCCAAATATTATGCAGGCGTCTGTTATTTGCGAATGGGTAAGTATCAGGAAGCCATCCCTTATCTGAAAAGTTTTCATCCGCGCGACAAAGTGATTCAGGCCGAAGACTATGGCTTGCTTGGCGATGCATATATGGAATTAGGTAAAACTGACGAGGGTATTGCTTACTATAAAAAAGCAGCTTATTATAACCCAAATGATCTCTTTACTCCCTTTTATTTGAAACGTGCTGCGTTGGCCTGTGAAAAGGCGGGTCGTGTACAAGAAGCCATATCCCTGTATCAGGAAATCAAAACTAAATATCCGCTGAGTGCAGAAGGCAGGGATATTGACAAATATCTGGCGCGTTTAGGTGTGGTGCAGGATTGA
- a CDS encoding saccharopine dehydrogenase C-terminal domain-containing protein produces the protein MPVASATKQILLFGAGKSSTYLIEYLLNHAPKEKWHLTVVDYDIMAAREKIGRSYYATADAFDVKVATDALEMYLSKADIVISLLPPALHHIIAEQCVRFKKNLLTASYVDPQVKQLAPAIEQAGVLFLYEMGLDPGIDHMTAMKLIHSIQRKGGDIMQFHSYCGGLVSPASDDNPWSYKISWNPGNIVRAGKEGAVFRENGQVREIAYEELFDWCSRHEVHVPGVGKLAFYPNRDSLRYLELYGLHDTPDFKRATLRNPAFCEGWHALVKLGLTAESPITSTDEITYRQWLSRFLRIASDASLEEKLAERIGVRTHSRVMRQLRYLGWFDDIPINKGNLTPMQLLQTMLEEKLALKQADKDLVVMMHDVIFERKHLKTRIKSFLVLEGEDALHTAMAKTVGLPLGIATRLILNGKINLKGLHIPNVPEIYQPVLKELEEYGIRFEETYD, from the coding sequence ATGCCCGTAGCATCCGCAACCAAGCAAATCTTGCTATTTGGTGCAGGTAAATCCTCTACCTATTTAATCGAATACCTGCTCAATCATGCGCCCAAAGAAAAATGGCATTTGACCGTAGTGGATTATGATATCATGGCTGCACGTGAGAAAATCGGCCGCTCGTATTATGCCACTGCCGATGCGTTTGATGTAAAAGTAGCCACTGATGCGCTGGAAATGTATCTGAGCAAGGCCGACATTGTGATTTCATTACTGCCCCCTGCATTGCATCATATTATTGCGGAACAGTGTGTGCGTTTCAAAAAAAATCTGCTTACTGCTTCATACGTAGATCCTCAGGTAAAACAACTGGCACCCGCAATTGAGCAGGCAGGCGTGTTGTTCCTCTATGAGATGGGATTGGATCCTGGTATTGATCACATGACGGCCATGAAGTTGATTCATTCCATTCAAAGAAAGGGTGGCGACATCATGCAGTTTCACTCCTATTGTGGTGGATTGGTATCGCCTGCCAGCGATGATAATCCCTGGTCTTACAAAATTTCCTGGAATCCGGGAAATATCGTTCGGGCAGGAAAGGAAGGGGCTGTATTTAGGGAAAATGGTCAGGTCAGGGAAATTGCCTACGAAGAGCTGTTTGACTGGTGCAGCCGACATGAAGTACATGTGCCAGGAGTGGGTAAACTGGCATTTTATCCCAATCGTGATTCCCTGCGCTATCTGGAGTTGTACGGACTGCATGATACGCCTGATTTCAAACGAGCTACACTTCGCAATCCGGCTTTTTGTGAGGGCTGGCATGCATTGGTAAAATTAGGTCTCACAGCTGAATCGCCCATAACCTCAACTGATGAAATCACCTATCGCCAATGGTTATCCCGCTTTCTGAGAATAGCATCCGACGCATCCCTTGAGGAAAAATTGGCCGAACGGATAGGCGTGCGCACTCATTCCCGTGTGATGCGGCAATTGCGCTATCTGGGATGGTTTGATGATATCCCTATTAACAAAGGTAATCTTACACCTATGCAATTGCTTCAGACCATGCTGGAAGAAAAACTGGCATTGAAACAGGCTGATAAGGATCTGGTGGTGATGATGCACGACGTAATCTTTGAACGCAAACATCTTAAAACCCGGATAAAAAGCTTTCTGGTGCTTGAAGGAGAGGATGCCCTGCATACGGCTATGGCAAAAACAGTGGGCCTGCCTCTGGGTATCGCTACAAGATTGATTTTGAATGGTAAGATAAACCTGAAGGGATTGCACATTCCGAATGTACCTGAAATCTATCAGCCTGTACTGAAAGAACTGGAAGAATACGGCATTCGGTTTGAAGAAACTTACGATTGA
- a CDS encoding multicopper oxidase domain-containing protein: protein MKFMNITNIFRIIVGVLTWIILQNISTQACAQTHPVREYWLTIREQKVNKAGKWIKAVTVNDSIPATTLYFTEGDSAVIHITNAMEEPSSIHWHGILLPNYYDGVPYLSTPPIAPGKTFTVRFVIRQHGTYWYHSHSMMQEQRGLYGAIVIYPRKQAPHKYDKEKTILLSDWTNESPHRIMNNLKRGLEWYTIKKGQAQSLDRVIAHHGLGERIQMAWQRMPPMDISDVYYDAFLANGQRALYFPDAKPGDRIRVRIINGSSSTFFHLQYSGGNMQIIAADGQDVKPVEITRMLIGIAETYDVILTIPGNGQYELRATAQDGSGWASVYFGKGSLHPAPTLPKPDIFHMEAVMMEGMAGMKMKMDHMNMYVSQKRMEREMPYIRKDYLSREDIRIGGALSMQMPGMHMHDMDNMHMHDMDNMEMHDMDMHDMEMHDTEMDASQGEQPHQTHTGEMPANTMSDNHDMHHMHMLHMEMQDDSPSANEKNMQADSVIFNYDMLQALHSTAFDTTQHPVRHLTFNLTGSMWRYNWSINGKTLSEEDSIQVKQGEILRITLNNETMMYHPMHLHGHFFRVINANGSFSPLKHTVIVPPMRSITIEFAANEPGDWFFHCHILYHMMAGMARTFQYTDYIQPDTMQYFPIKHLLHDDNHWFFWGNAMLASNYGEGYLSYSNRKNWIQVNGEYGWHHQQYEWQSTYERFITRYLRPYAGVVTSNKEEYLNYFKNNGKPIPSQDTRGIIGARYLLPLFLNADLRMDTRAHVRFTLSGETWLFPRIWLNYSVNTDKEWYVQAEGMINANISLTAGYHSDYAWGGGLLFRF from the coding sequence ATGAAATTTATGAACATCACAAATATATTCCGGATAATTGTTGGTGTGCTGACTTGGATCATTTTACAAAACATATCCACACAGGCTTGTGCCCAGACACATCCTGTCAGGGAATATTGGCTGACAATCCGTGAGCAGAAAGTCAATAAAGCAGGCAAATGGATAAAAGCCGTTACGGTGAATGATTCGATTCCTGCAACAACCCTGTATTTTACGGAAGGAGATTCGGCAGTTATTCATATTACCAATGCCATGGAAGAACCTTCATCCATTCATTGGCATGGCATTTTGCTGCCTAATTATTATGATGGTGTACCCTATCTGAGTACACCTCCCATTGCTCCCGGCAAAACCTTTACCGTACGCTTTGTGATTCGTCAGCATGGCACCTACTGGTATCATTCACATTCCATGATGCAGGAACAAAGAGGGTTATATGGTGCCATTGTAATTTATCCCAGGAAACAAGCACCACATAAATATGATAAAGAAAAAACCATATTGCTTTCTGACTGGACAAATGAAAGTCCACATCGCATCATGAATAACCTGAAAAGAGGACTGGAATGGTACACTATCAAAAAAGGACAGGCCCAAAGCCTCGATCGGGTCATTGCTCATCACGGACTGGGAGAAAGAATACAAATGGCCTGGCAACGCATGCCGCCAATGGATATATCAGACGTGTATTATGATGCATTTCTGGCCAACGGACAACGTGCATTATATTTTCCGGATGCCAAACCCGGCGATCGTATCCGGGTACGCATCATTAACGGATCGTCATCCACTTTCTTTCATTTGCAGTATTCTGGAGGTAATATGCAAATCATCGCTGCCGATGGGCAGGATGTAAAACCTGTTGAAATAACACGCATGTTAATAGGCATAGCCGAAACTTATGATGTGATCCTCACCATACCCGGTAATGGACAATATGAATTGCGGGCTACAGCACAGGATGGTTCCGGATGGGCTTCTGTTTATTTCGGAAAAGGCTCTCTGCATCCGGCTCCCACCCTTCCGAAACCAGATATTTTTCACATGGAAGCTGTGATGATGGAAGGTATGGCCGGCATGAAAATGAAAATGGATCATATGAACATGTACGTAAGCCAGAAACGGATGGAACGCGAAATGCCTTATATCCGAAAAGATTATCTGAGCCGAGAAGATATTCGCATTGGCGGAGCTTTGTCCATGCAAATGCCTGGCATGCACATGCATGATATGGATAACATGCACATGCATGATATGGATAACATGGAGATGCACGATATGGATATGCACGATATGGAGATGCATGACACAGAAATGGATGCAAGTCAGGGTGAACAGCCGCATCAAACCCATACAGGCGAAATGCCAGCCAACACCATGTCTGACAACCATGACATGCATCATATGCACATGCTACACATGGAAATGCAGGATGACAGCCCTTCAGCAAATGAAAAAAACATGCAAGCTGACTCCGTTATTTTCAATTATGATATGCTGCAGGCCCTGCATTCTACAGCTTTTGATACCACACAACATCCGGTGCGGCATCTCACCTTTAATCTGACCGGCAGCATGTGGCGATACAACTGGAGTATCAATGGAAAAACTTTATCTGAAGAAGACTCTATTCAGGTGAAACAAGGTGAAATCCTGCGCATCACGCTGAACAATGAAACCATGATGTATCATCCCATGCATTTGCATGGACATTTCTTCCGGGTTATCAATGCCAATGGCTCCTTTTCCCCGTTAAAACACACCGTAATTGTGCCTCCCATGCGCAGCATCACCATTGAATTTGCTGCAAACGAACCGGGTGATTGGTTTTTCCATTGCCATATTCTTTATCACATGATGGCCGGCATGGCCCGCACTTTTCAATATACAGATTATATCCAACCGGATACTATGCAATATTTTCCCATCAAACACCTGCTGCACGACGACAATCATTGGTTCTTCTGGGGAAATGCCATGCTGGCATCGAATTATGGTGAAGGTTATCTCTCTTATTCCAACCGCAAAAACTGGATTCAGGTCAACGGAGAATATGGCTGGCATCATCAACAATATGAATGGCAGAGTACGTATGAACGTTTTATCACCCGTTATCTGCGGCCTTATGCAGGTGTGGTAACAAGCAACAAAGAGGAATACCTGAATTATTTTAAAAACAATGGAAAGCCCATACCCAGCCAAGATACAAGAGGCATCATAGGGGCGCGGTATCTACTGCCTTTGTTTTTAAATGCTGATTTACGCATGGATACACGCGCACACGTACGTTTTACCCTGAGCGGAGAAACCTGGCTGTTTCCACGGATATGGCTGAATTACAGCGTAAACACAGATAAGGAGTGGTATGTGCAAGCAGAAGGCATGATCAATGCGAATATCTCACTTACTGCAGGATATCATTCTGATTATGCCTGGGGAGGTGGACTTTTAT
- the ribH gene encoding 6,7-dimethyl-8-ribityllumazine synthase, with product MSAHNERFLDPSSIPIVENGTVAIVHTEWNAFIVDELVKGCERVLIQHGVIDIEKLVVPGAFEIPFGCRQVFDRYQPEAIIALGCVIRGETPHFDYVCQAVTQGIGALNIVLPSPVIFGVLTVNNVEQAHERAGGKHGHKGEEAAIAALKLMHQKRLWQQG from the coding sequence ATGTCGGCTCACAATGAACGTTTTCTGGATCCCTCTTCCATTCCTATTGTTGAAAATGGTACCGTAGCCATTGTGCATACCGAGTGGAATGCATTTATTGTAGATGAACTGGTAAAAGGCTGCGAGCGCGTACTGATCCAACACGGGGTTATCGATATTGAAAAGCTGGTAGTGCCCGGAGCTTTTGAAATTCCCTTTGGATGCCGGCAGGTGTTCGACCGATATCAGCCCGAAGCCATCATTGCATTGGGTTGCGTGATCAGAGGAGAAACGCCGCATTTTGATTATGTTTGCCAGGCTGTTACCCAGGGCATCGGAGCATTGAACATTGTGCTGCCTTCGCCGGTGATTTTTGGTGTGCTTACGGTGAATAATGTCGAACAAGCCCACGAACGCGCCGGTGGCAAGCATGGACATAAGGGAGAAGAAGCTGCCATTGCCGCCCTGAAACTGATGCATCAGAAAAGGCTCTGGCAGCAGGGATAA